A stretch of DNA from Lotus japonicus ecotype B-129 chromosome 4, LjGifu_v1.2:
catgaaataatccTAAAGTGTCATAAAATGACTGAAATatcctaaaaaatatattaaaatgtatgcaaataaactaggaaaataacCTTAAATCTCGAGTCATCAATTCTTGAGCCAAATAGGAAACTACCTGAAAATTAAATAGAATCGGACCTTTAGTTAagcaaatttataattttaacccatgcactaattaaaaaaaagcatccactattgagatagtaaagcaaaataaaagagactATAGCTATGTCTAAAACCAATTTACAATTGATCACAAAAAAAAGCTAttgattaataataaaaatagccAAATCTGAAATTGAAAGCAATCGTATGAATAAGTATCTTACCTAAATCTCATTTCTTTAACTGGGATCTTGGGTCAAAATTGTTGGACGTCCCTTCTTCTGAAACAGTTTCTCTGCCTTCATGATGCTGACATTGTAGATGAAGTTTTAGCAGCCAAAACTGGAAGACAATGATGCAATTAAATAAACTTGCAATGTGAAGGATAAAAGCATGTAAGTCTGCTATCAATTGGCCGATTAAATACATTCAGAGTAAAGGCATAAGAGGAAGCATCACAACATTAGTTTATTTAAGAGACATGGAAGTATCACATAAACCACCAACAAATACTAAagcatatatgaaattaaacaaaataatcacaaaatagggaacgatgaacaaattaagagaaaattcaAATTGAACCAACACTACCAAATATACTGCTCACTAATTAGTCAATCAAATTcagcataaaaaaaataatctttagGAAGCGAATCATCTTCCTTTGATTTGCAATGATGTCCATAGGTTCCATGATTTAACTTGaaatcaaatgaaaaaaaaggaGATTGAAGCATTTTATGATCAATAGGTTTGGGAGAGGAGACATACTACTTGAGTCCTCTGCATCGCAACACACAAAATAGAGTCACATAAAACATATTTAGTTAGAAATTTAACTGGCTTCTTTGTTACAGCATCCGAATTTCCAATAcctgaaagaaaaagaaaactgaTAATGTTTGACACTACCAGTCATGCATTAAGGAATCTCACGATCTTCTTTAACTTGACCAGCTGCAAAAGTTTAAGATCCaattacaaatattttttttttttgagagcaaaAGAGTTATTCATTGATAAAAAAAGATGGATACAATCCCACAAGATggggaaaataaaaagtaacaaACCACCCTAGAAAATCCAAAACAACAACCCAAAGGAGGAAACAACCTTCCTAGCACTTAGAAGGAAAATTCTCTTTAATAACTTCAACCAACCCTCGAACGACATCTTCATCACTACCAGGGAAAGACATGCCTACGGACTTAGCAAGACACCAAGCCTTCATTGCTCGGGTAAAATAGGGACCCGAAGGAGACGGAGGGCTAGGTGATGTCGTCTCAAAAGCGAGATCCACACTCTCAGATCTACGGGGACGACCCCTAGGCCGCCGAAAGCTCTCGCGCCTCACCCCCGGCGTTTTCCTTGGCCTACCACGAGGACGAGGCCTCGGAGGGGAAAACTCGATAGCGGGATCATCAAGACAAGCATCGGCCTCCACCTCAAGATCATCCTCCCTCGCAAAGACTGAAGAAGCTTCCGAACCAGAACATGCGCCAACCTCAAAGCAAGAAATCGATGGGCGAAAAGTGTCGTGCCCATCAAAGCTCAGGGAACTAACATCACACGCCGTGGAAATCGGATCCCCAACAACCGCCATATCCACCAATAATCCCCCAGCTGCCAAGCCAACCGAAGTgctttccttaaaaaaatttgaaaaaaaaccaGAAAGGTGAAGCAAATGATCATTAATCCAAGGCCAAGAATTCCTCCTACTTCCAAGGGGAGCAATtaaagaaaaattcaaattcaaattctccaTATTAATGGAAACCACACAGCCGCTGAAATATAGCCTTGAAGAGTGAACATCATTAAATGCTAAACGACTCCTCTCCTTCCACCGACTGCGACCCTTCCCCTTCAGCAAGGATGACGTCACCTGCAACCTCTGGCAGCGCCGTAGCATGACCAAACCAGTTAGCCAACTCAGGAAACAACACCTCATCGGTTTCCCGCAACACACtgcctacctcaaaccttcCCGTTGAACCCTGCTCTGGAAACAGCACCTCGTCAGGGACCCGCTGTGGCCATAACCAGCAACCACCCACCCCGGCGACCATAGCTTCAGCGTCCAACACTAGACGCTTTGCCTGCCTCTGCACAGAACCTCCCTTAACCACGTCGCTCCAGGAATGAGCCGCCGGAGGAGGGCCGTTCGTAGCACACTGCCGCCCCTGAGCGAGAGAACCCTTCGCCGATGCAAGAGCCTCCACTGGAGCATAGCATCTACGCCGAAAACTACCTACCTTTCCCGCAGAGATTTCTGGTTTCACCGAAAGATAGGATCCACCCAGACGAACCCCATCCAAAAACTCCAAAGCTTTAACGACGTCTTCTTTGTTTGCGTAACGAACGAACCCAAACCGAAATTTCCTCCCCTTCCTCCTCTTGCGCTGGATGAACACATTTTTAAGCCTACCATGTTGAGAAAAGAGGTCCCTCACCTGAGCATACTCCACTGAGTCTGCAATCCCATCAATcttcattaaatttattttatccaTCCAAAAgtatatatgaaattaaaacCTATGGGAAGCTAAGAGGTTGTTCACTTACACTATTTTCTTCCTGTACTTTTTAATAAGCATAAAAGGTAgtattattatagtttaaaattaaaacatatcaattgaaaattatacccaAATACAAACAATAGCAGCTTTTAGGTTTCAGCGCAACCTTAgatgcaaatcatcttactAAATGGATTCTCATTATTAGAGAAACAAAGAAGGTAACTGTATAGAGAAATCATTGGGGTTTTACCTTGGAGATTTATGCCCAGATTTGCTTGAACATCAGCTTCATAGTTATATTCCTTGAACATCACAAAAAAGCAAAGGAAAAAACTCTGACTCTAAAACAACTAATCTTTTGAACCCAAAAACAAATATGCAAAGGCCCAAAATACGCAAATATGGTAGAAGGTCGAGGAAAAAATGAAGGTTGAGGTTGAGATATTGAATTGAAAACCTACCTGATCATAGAGATGCAAGAGCCGCCCGGAGGAGTCCTAAATCGATGAGCAATCACAGTGGCTAGGCTGCGAGGAGAAGGCTTCTGGTGGCGCAGGGTTTTCAATGAAAAGAGCCGAGAGGAGTCGCGCAATtgaaagaggaggaggaagagatgAGCTTTGTCTTAGGTTTAGCTGTAAGGAAAAATCGGGTAAGGAGAAATCAGGGGGCATGTGTCaacaaaacaaaagagaaacttTCTAACAAATCTAAAATCCGactcaaatctaaaattaaaaaaggtactaattaaagatggataaaaagtaaaaactaccaaaatctagcaattcacaataaaaattataaaatcgtgaattaaataaaaatctgaaaattcaataaaaataccataaaaattaattaatactgtcaaaataaatctaaaataaaataaaagacccaagaaaaaataaagaaataaacaacctaaatcttaatcaaatctaaaatttaaaaaggcaataattaaagatagataaaaactaccaaaatctagcaaatcacaataaaaactcataaaatcctaaattaaataaaaatctgaaaattaaataaaaatccaaaaattcaataaaaattaattaatactctaaaaataaataaaaatgaaataaaagaccgacagataaaatcaagaaataaacaatttaaatgctaatcaaatctaaaatttaaaaatgtgctaatattttcatatttttatttatttcaggatTAAATAAacaaagatagataaaaactacagaaatctagcaaatcacaataaaaactcataaatcctgaattaattaaaaatccgaaaatccAATAAAAcactataaaaattaattaatactctaaaaatgaataataagataaattaagataaaatcatgaaataaacaacctaaatcctaatcaaatctaaaatttaaaaaggtactaaataaatatagataaaaactatcaaaatctagcaaatcacaataaaaactcataaaatcttaaattaattaaaaatccaaaaattcaataaaaattaactaatcctgtaaaaataaatcaaaaataaattaagataaaatcaagaaataaacaacataaatcctaatcaaatctaaaatttaaaaatgtatttttttatgagaattaacctaagaatgacacgtggaattttttttatgagaatgacacgtgaaatttttttatgagaattaacctggtGCTGCCACGTCACTAACACTTAATCTGGGAGCaacacctcatcaaattagcctgatgagagttcttcttttctaatatatatattgattgatatcatattttttaaatatattatctCTGAATAATTCTCTATtactaattaattatataaaataagaataaaataataattaatataagttTCAGAAGGATTAAGGGCGGCTTAAAAAGAGAAACTTTTTTAATATAACACTTATAAAAACAGAAGTAAAAATTTTATAATcatctttttttgaaattaagaaTTTTGTAATCATTGGTACACTAAGATTCAACTTTCAAGCCTTTCAAAAAACAAACTTCAAAGGCTAATCAcagtttttttttcacaaattcAAGTCTATTTGTAAACTCATTTTACTTTTAGGGTTAATTGTGAAATTAGTCCATATTAACACAAGAATCCGCTTAGCTCAAAGCGTGAACAATGCACATACCACTTATTATGtgttgaaattcaattttttattaaaatatttaagcaACAAAGACCGAACGGTAAAGCACAACATTTTGTACAATGATACGAACTTATTATCCTAAAAGCTTAAGTTCGTTGGTTGGGTACATCAATAATTTGATTATTGTATTcctaatatattaataattttaaaaatgtcTTTTGTCAATTTTCAAAGTAGTATAAActattgaaaatgaaaaacacttcaaaataagatacaaaataatttttttattaaaaatataaaatgaaatgaaaatctTTATAGAGAATGAACACAAATTTAatgatcctttttttttttttggtatatcggaaagataaattaaacCCGTCAGGGATTgaaccctggacctcccccACCCAACCCACATGTctcatagctcttaccacttgaactatcatttaATGATTCTTTTTTATCGCTCCAGTAATTACTTTTGcagacaaaataaataaattgaccAGAGCTGGAATAGAAAAAATACTCTGCTATCATTGACTAGTATGTAATTCTGTATGTTTGACACTGAATGTTTCAACAGGGAAAAATGTACTCTCCAGTCTTCACTTACAATTAGACTAAATCAAAAAACACTATGTCACTAGTAGAAATATCACTAGTTATGCCAATTGTCCCCATctatatatttcatttctgattctgtTTTTAATCATTGAATGAGACTGATGAATAACGCAAAGCACCTTGAGGATGTTCAAACACTTCGATACGTTGCAATAAAGGAGTGAGCTTCAACCCAATGATTTGGATCCTTGGGTTTGAGTACCCATCCAAAAAAATGCTTGTTACCTACAAAAATAGGTAACATTTAAAATCTTTGacgtttttatatatttttctatgACCACAAAAAATTCATCACCAGAAATGCCTTTCAAGTGGGTTAAATGAAATACCTGTGAGCATCCAAAAAGTTTAAGTAACTTGAGAGAGAAGCAGCTGTCTACTATTAAACCTAACTCTTCATCACTCACATTTCGACACCATGAAAGATCTAGAGTatgcaaatttctggcattCCTTGCAAGTGATAAGGCTGTGTGTTGGCCAACCTGCATTAAATCAAATGCAATATAACTAAGATTTAGCAAGGCACCACAGCTAAATGCCTAAAACTCCAAGTAAAAGACAGATAGCAGAAGAAAGATTAACAACGGTCAAAGGTTTATAATTTAGGGTCAGTTCAGAGCTTTGTTTCATGAAATTCCATAGAAGAACCATACAAATAACATACTAGCATCCCCTAACATACATTTACATACATGTCAACTATGATTTCAAGTTTTAGATAACAATGAAAATAGATTGCAGGATACAGGACATGTAGGAGTTTCTGCTCGAGTAAAATTATGACCAAACAGAGAATAGGTAGTATTATTAGAGAAGCAGTTGACTTTTGagcacataatttttttttaaggctATGTTGAAAATGTATTAATTTAATCCTTTTATGAACACAGAGAAACCTTTCCAGTTTGTCCAATGATCTAAGTGCTCATGTTTTTACACTTTGAAATGTGTCTGCAGTTACCAGTTACAGCCATAAAACTGTGTGTCAGTTGAGAGAGTCAGCAAGACAGTATAACTAATAACAATGTAGTGATGTACCTTCCTGATGCTATTGAGTGAAAGTTCTTCCAAAGACCTTCCAATGATCTCCAAAAATGAAGCAATTGCTTCGTCGCTGTAATGGAGAAAAAGTTAATTGGTTAATCAATTAGAATTCAGAATACATCAAGATCATAAGCAGTAAGCACTCTGAAACACCATCAAAGGACATGTCAAACATATGCATAAATGCACTTGGTAATGAGATAAATGGAAAGATGTTCTATTTGATTGTTTGCACTTGCAGCCCCAAGACTCGAAGAAAGGAATCCCAATCAGATccatatgaaaatgaaaaagaaagttaCTACAGACAATCCAAATGCTAGAAAGTCAATGCCATTCCGCACAACTAATAACACCAGTAAGTTATGCTCAATGTGATCCCCTATCTCTAGTTAGGGTTACAGTACAGAATCGGATGCATCTTAAGGAAGATGGAGAACAGAAATCTAATTGGAACTTTGAAGCCATCATAAAACAGCTCAAGGAGGAttaacaattaatcataaaccaACCTACAGAGAATATATATTATCACAGAAGCAAATATTATAACCATCCGGTTAAAAAACCTAGAAACTCCCATAAATATGTCATCATCTCTTGCAAAGAGCAGAGTAATTGAAGACAAGCATCTAGCAAAAGCAATATATGCAGTACAACGAAACAAAGATAAAGTAACAGAAAACAAGAAAACACCTGAATGGATTGCGGCATAGCTTCAATATACGCAGTTCTTGACAATTATTTGTAAGATATTCTATAGATAAATCTGTCAACTTGCACAAGTTCGTAAGATCAAGTGCCTGCAACCCGGGACATTGTTCAGCAATGGCTTGCACTGAGGCATTAGTCAAATTTctgttcattgagaaatatgaACCAATAAGctaaatttaaaaatagtttaGTAAGGAAAATAATTGTGTCCTAGCAAACAAAATTCCAAGTAAGGAAGAATTGACCAAAGTTAGAACCAATGGTTAATCCATGCTCAAAGAGTGATTATCAGTCAACAAAACTCTAATTGCATTAACCATCAATATCATCTTTGGTTGATTTATCCCCTGATTGGAAAGTTCTTCACTGAGGTATCCTAAATAGGAATTCTCCGAAAAAATACTTCATTGGAAGCATCACTTCTAAAGCAGATACAAGGCAAGAGTCAGACTGGTCAAGTAGTACTTACATACAGTTCTTTAACACAAGCTCCTTCATGTTGTGACCCTGTACAATGATGTAATCTTTGATAAATTGATCACTCACTGCTTGAATGCCAGCCAATGATAACACTTCTAACTGTTTAAGTTTCTTCAGTGCTGGCAAAATTTGCACTGCATTAGTGAGTTGGAAGTCCTCAAGATACAACTCTTTTAGAAGTGACCCTAATGAATCAGCCAAAATATTAAGACTGGCAGGTGTGAGAAGGGCGCACTGGCTTAGATTTATGGATCTAAGTGCAGGAGCAGAGGAAACTAGTTGACGCAATCCTCTATCTGTAAGACGACATGCACCACTGAAGGATAGACTAATTACTCTGGGCATACACCTTGGTGATTTTGCCAAAGTAGCAGGTAATACATAATCAGATACACATCGTCCACACTGGTCAAGTTGTAGCACCTATTCCACAAGCAAATGTATAACCTGAATTCAGATCGTGATTAAATCTAAAACGTGGAAAGAAGCTTCTAAGC
This window harbors:
- the LOC130713267 gene encoding uncharacterized protein LOC130713267 → MDVEAKGNLGKAQFVLQLDQCGRCVSDYVLPATLAKSPRCMPRVISLSFSGACRLTDRGLRQLVSSAPALRSINLSQCALLTPASLNILADSLGSLLKELYLEDFQLTNAVQILPALKKLKQLEVLSLAGIQAVSDQFIKDYIIVQGHNMKELVLKNCINLTNASVQAIAEQCPGLQALDLTNLCKLTDLSIEYLTNNCQELRILKLCRNPFRVLTAYDLDVF